The following are from one region of the Amylibacter sp. IMCC11727 genome:
- a CDS encoding VWA domain-containing protein, protein MNDLEKLQAALRDASPAPDADAKAEALRMAAENFARIQESQSAARPMSEAPTSGSLWKRTTAMFTFSNLRPVLYATSCLVVAGAVFVAYDPFNDNGPAIYDADLSSDETVLGEPEPAIVLEIEESTVQNRLRAEPKAETRSTQDATKKAATAGNLQQSMAQNPQTAHRDLENEGQLYSSTTKPKMRTQPGALKGVRLKSYSGDASHQKKPLAMTAPQDDAIIAPQPNNDQFTAAPENPVKVTAESPVSTFSIDVDTASYAYVRSTLLNGGQLRPDAVRIEEMINYFPYDYAAPAATSDVPFSTDISVTKTPWNADTNLVRIAIQGKKPAIEDRPPLNLVFLIDTSGSMQDANKLPLLKQSFALMLTELRPTDQVAIVTYAGSAGTVLEPTNAGDTATILNALDSLNAGGSTAGGAGLRAAYALADQMKAEGEISRVLLATDGDFNVGINNPNDLKTAIEKNRDSGTYLSVLGFGRGNYRDDMMQTLAQNGNGTAAYIDTLAEAQKTLVDNLSGALFPIANDVKIQVEFNPATIAEYRLIGYETRALNREDFNNDAVDAGDIGAGHQVTALYEVTPVGSPAILNDPLRYAADTAASDSSELGFFKLRYKTPGAAESQLITTPISRSDTPANTGFAAAIAGFGQLLKGSKYTNSWTLGDAITLASETKGTDPYGYRAEAIRLMKLAKARK, encoded by the coding sequence ATGAATGACCTCGAAAAACTCCAAGCCGCCTTGCGCGATGCCTCCCCTGCTCCAGATGCAGATGCCAAAGCCGAAGCCCTGCGCATGGCCGCAGAAAATTTCGCGCGTATCCAAGAAAGCCAATCCGCTGCACGTCCCATGTCCGAAGCCCCAACATCGGGGTCCCTCTGGAAAAGGACCACAGCTATGTTCACATTCTCAAACCTCCGCCCAGTGCTTTATGCCACCTCTTGCCTTGTTGTTGCAGGAGCCGTTTTCGTGGCCTATGACCCGTTCAACGACAACGGACCAGCGATTTATGATGCGGATTTGTCTTCGGATGAAACCGTGCTTGGCGAACCCGAACCTGCAATTGTCTTAGAAATTGAAGAAAGCACGGTTCAGAACCGCTTGCGGGCCGAACCAAAAGCGGAAACTCGATCTACGCAAGACGCAACTAAGAAGGCTGCGACCGCTGGCAACCTTCAACAATCCATGGCTCAAAATCCCCAAACTGCTCACCGTGATCTTGAAAATGAGGGGCAACTGTACAGTAGCACCACAAAGCCGAAAATGCGGACACAACCAGGGGCTTTGAAAGGGGTTAGACTAAAGTCATACAGCGGGGATGCGTCACATCAGAAAAAACCTTTGGCGATGACTGCCCCACAAGACGACGCCATCATCGCGCCGCAACCCAACAATGACCAATTCACAGCCGCACCGGAAAACCCCGTCAAAGTCACGGCGGAATCCCCCGTTTCAACCTTTTCCATCGACGTGGACACGGCCTCCTATGCTTACGTCCGCTCAACCTTGCTGAACGGTGGACAATTGCGCCCTGATGCTGTGCGGATCGAGGAAATGATCAATTATTTCCCCTACGATTATGCCGCCCCCGCCGCCACATCCGATGTGCCGTTTTCCACCGATATCAGCGTGACGAAAACACCGTGGAACGCGGATACAAACCTCGTGCGCATCGCAATCCAAGGCAAAAAACCAGCCATCGAGGACCGTCCACCGCTGAACCTCGTGTTCCTGATCGACACGTCAGGCTCCATGCAGGACGCGAACAAACTGCCCTTGTTAAAACAGTCCTTCGCGCTGATGCTCACCGAACTGCGCCCAACGGATCAGGTGGCAATCGTCACCTATGCAGGGTCGGCTGGGACGGTTCTGGAACCCACCAATGCGGGCGACACCGCCACAATCCTAAACGCGCTTGATTCGCTCAATGCGGGCGGGTCCACCGCAGGGGGCGCGGGGCTTCGCGCCGCTTATGCGCTTGCGGATCAAATGAAAGCAGAGGGTGAAATCTCTCGCGTTCTGCTCGCAACCGATGGCGATTTTAACGTGGGCATTAACAATCCCAACGATCTGAAAACCGCGATTGAAAAGAACCGTGACAGCGGCACATATCTGTCTGTTCTTGGCTTTGGCCGTGGCAATTACCGCGATGACATGATGCAAACTCTGGCGCAAAACGGCAACGGAACCGCCGCTTATATCGACACATTGGCCGAGGCGCAGAAAACCCTTGTCGACAATCTGTCTGGCGCGCTGTTCCCCATCGCAAATGACGTAAAAATTCAGGTGGAGTTCAACCCCGCCACAATCGCTGAATACCGCCTGATCGGCTATGAAACCCGCGCCCTTAACCGCGAAGATTTCAACAACGATGCGGTGGATGCTGGCGATATCGGCGCGGGCCATCAGGTCACTGCGCTCTACGAAGTTACCCCCGTCGGCTCCCCCGCGATCCTCAACGATCCTTTGCGGTATGCCGCCGATACGGCCGCTTCGGACTCCTCCGAACTTGGCTTTTTTAAACTGCGCTACAAAACCCCTGGGGCCGCAGAAAGTCAGCTCATTACCACCCCGATCAGTCGATCCGACACGCCTGCAAACACAGGTTTCGCCGCAGCTATTGCCGGGTTTGGCCAACTGCTCAAAGGATCCAAATACACCAATTCTTGGACCTTAGGCGATGCCATTACGCTGGCGTCAGAAACGAAAGGCACAGACCCTTATGGCTACCGCGCCGAAGCAATCCGTCTGATGAAACTCGCCAAAGCACGGAAATAA
- a CDS encoding Hsp20 family protein — translation MRTYDFAPLYRSTVGFDRLASMLDRAMSVDVNTNGYPPYNIEKTDENDYRISVAVAGFSDDELTIEMREGQLVISAKKAEAETTEEVTYLHRGIASRTFEKRFHLADHVRAVGATTENGILHVDLVREVPEALKPRRIEIADASKTIEAKPAKKVAKAKATA, via the coding sequence ATGCGAACTTATGATTTTGCACCCCTATACCGTTCCACTGTTGGTTTTGACCGTCTTGCGTCCATGTTGGATCGCGCCATGTCGGTTGATGTAAACACAAACGGCTATCCCCCATACAACATCGAGAAAACAGACGAAAACGACTATCGTATTTCGGTAGCTGTTGCTGGGTTTTCCGATGACGAATTGACCATTGAAATGCGCGAAGGCCAGTTGGTGATTTCCGCCAAGAAAGCCGAAGCAGAGACCACAGAAGAGGTGACGTATTTGCACCGTGGAATCGCCTCGCGCACGTTCGAAAAACGGTTCCATTTGGCCGATCACGTGCGTGCAGTTGGTGCGACCACAGAAAACGGCATCTTGCACGTGGACTTGGTTCGTGAAGTCCCTGAAGCGTTGAAGCCGCGCCGCATCGAGATTGCGGATGCGAGCAAAACGATCGAGGCAAAACCAGCCAAGAAAGTCGCTAAGGCCAAAGCCACAGCGTAA
- a CDS encoding NAD-dependent succinate-semialdehyde dehydrogenase: MLTTTDLKNLLNDPTLLCDKALVAGEWIDADSGETFEVKNPARGDVLTTLPDLGVAETRRAIEAAEASQKAWAARTGKDRAAILRKWNDLMIENADDLGMILTAEMGKPLGEGKGEILYGASFIEWFAEEAKRVYGETIPGHQPDKRITVLKQPVGVVASITPWNFPNAMIARKVAPALAVGCTFVARPAKETPLSALAMALLAERAGVPAGVFSVITNSRASIIGKEFCDNPIVRKLTFTGSTEVGRILMEQAAGQIMKTSMELGGNAPFIVFDDADLDKAVEGAMISKYRNNGQTCVCANRIYVQAGVYDAFAEKLAAAVSAMNIGDGLEDGVTVGPLISMDAVEKVEEHIADATAKGAKIMAGGNRHNLGGTFFEPTILTGVTSDMMVTNDETFGPVAPLFKFDTEEEVVAAANDTIFGLASYFYSNDLSRVHRVQEALEYGMVGVNTGLISTEVAPFGGIKQSGIGREGSSHGTEDYLEMKYICTSI, from the coding sequence ATGCTGACGACAACTGACCTGAAAAACCTTCTGAACGATCCAACACTGCTGTGTGACAAGGCCCTTGTTGCAGGGGAATGGATCGACGCGGACAGCGGTGAAACCTTTGAGGTGAAAAACCCAGCCCGCGGTGATGTGCTGACCACTTTGCCAGACCTCGGCGTTGCCGAAACCCGCCGCGCGATTGAGGCTGCGGAAGCAAGCCAAAAAGCATGGGCCGCGCGCACAGGCAAAGACCGCGCTGCGATCCTGCGCAAATGGAACGATCTGATGATCGAAAATGCCGATGATCTGGGCATGATCCTGACCGCAGAAATGGGCAAACCCCTTGGCGAAGGCAAAGGCGAAATCCTCTACGGTGCGTCTTTCATCGAATGGTTCGCAGAAGAGGCAAAACGCGTTTATGGCGAAACCATTCCAGGCCACCAGCCGGACAAACGTATCACGGTTTTGAAACAACCCGTTGGTGTTGTGGCATCCATTACGCCGTGGAATTTCCCCAACGCCATGATCGCACGCAAGGTGGCCCCAGCTCTCGCAGTTGGCTGCACATTCGTGGCACGCCCTGCCAAAGAAACTCCGCTGTCCGCTCTTGCCATGGCGCTATTGGCTGAACGGGCTGGCGTACCCGCAGGCGTGTTCTCTGTTATCACAAACTCCCGCGCTTCCATCATCGGCAAAGAATTCTGCGACAACCCAATCGTGCGCAAACTCACCTTTACAGGCTCCACCGAAGTGGGCCGCATCCTGATGGAACAGGCCGCGGGCCAGATCATGAAAACCTCTATGGAACTCGGCGGCAATGCCCCATTCATCGTGTTTGATGATGCAGACCTCGACAAAGCGGTCGAAGGCGCAATGATCTCAAAATACCGCAACAACGGCCAAACCTGCGTCTGTGCAAACCGCATTTACGTGCAAGCGGGCGTTTACGATGCTTTCGCAGAAAAGCTCGCCGCCGCAGTGTCTGCCATGAACATTGGCGATGGCCTTGAAGATGGGGTCACAGTTGGCCCACTAATTTCCATGGATGCTGTTGAAAAAGTCGAAGAACACATCGCCGACGCCACAGCCAAAGGCGCAAAGATCATGGCAGGCGGCAACCGTCACAACCTCGGCGGCACGTTTTTTGAGCCAACGATCCTCACGGGTGTCACATCCGACATGATGGTCACAAACGACGAAACATTCGGCCCCGTTGCGCCCCTGTTCAAATTCGACACCGAAGAAGAAGTCGTTGCAGCCGCCAACGACACGATCTTTGGCCTCGCCTCTTATTTCTACTCCAACGACCTGTCCCGCGTTCACCGCGTACAAGAGGCACTGGAATACGGCATGGTCGGCGTGAACACGGGCCTGATTTCAACAGAAGTCGCCCCATTTGGCGGCATCAAACAATCCGGCATCGGCCGCGAAGGGTCTTCTCACGGGACAGAAGATTATCTGGAAATGAAGTATATTTGTACAAGTATCTAA
- a CDS encoding YeeE/YedE thiosulfate transporter family protein, translating into MFTIIFAFILGFALSRASTCTVAATERLVMRRRIDWLLGILVASSWAAITLFVLAGFSNMPLNLPNASGLTSTLLIGVGVMGLGAWLNGGCFIGSVGRISSGKLSFIFTFLGLAAARTLNVHQGLPALEPLPRGVRLTMEDDWLYWVLLGMFLALGIWSCIRLYRRRQQTIFALVVMGVAATLLFVTKADWSYEALIGRFVSGAGTTPDLVFELSVLALFVGAVLSSVFNQKFKIKMGGLRLSVMNFCGGLLMGIGAIFVQSGNDTLLLWVMPSMALHGFVAYFGMVGVVAILIAGHSALYRALGWTLLETEH; encoded by the coding sequence ATGTTCACAATTATCTTTGCTTTCATCCTCGGATTTGCCTTGTCACGGGCCAGCACCTGCACGGTGGCGGCCACGGAACGTTTGGTAATGCGGCGGCGGATTGATTGGCTGTTGGGGATCCTTGTGGCGTCCAGTTGGGCGGCGATTACCTTGTTTGTTTTGGCTGGTTTTTCCAACATGCCGCTGAATTTGCCAAATGCCAGTGGTTTGACATCGACGCTTTTGATTGGTGTTGGCGTTATGGGATTGGGCGCATGGCTCAACGGGGGATGTTTCATCGGGTCTGTCGGGCGGATCAGCAGTGGGAAGCTGTCTTTCATCTTTACGTTCCTCGGCCTTGCGGCGGCGCGGACGCTTAACGTGCATCAAGGGCTTCCAGCGTTGGAGCCGTTGCCGCGTGGTGTGCGGCTGACGATGGAGGATGATTGGCTGTATTGGGTCCTTTTGGGCATGTTTTTGGCCCTCGGGATATGGAGCTGTATTCGGCTGTATCGTCGCCGTCAGCAGACGATCTTTGCCCTTGTTGTGATGGGGGTCGCGGCGACGCTTTTGTTCGTGACAAAAGCCGACTGGAGTTATGAGGCGCTGATCGGTCGCTTTGTCAGTGGGGCGGGAACGACGCCTGATTTGGTGTTTGAGCTGTCTGTCTTAGCGCTGTTTGTCGGGGCGGTTTTGTCATCCGTTTTTAACCAGAAATTCAAGATTAAGATGGGTGGATTGCGGCTCAGTGTGATGAATTTTTGTGGCGGTCTGCTGATGGGGATTGGCGCGATTTTTGTTCAAAGCGGCAATGATACATTGCTGCTGTGGGTTATGCCGAGCATGGCGCTGCACGGGTTTGTCGCGTATTTCGGTATGGTTGGCGTTGTGGCCATTTTGATTGCGGGACACAGTGCTTTGTATCGGGCGTTAGGGTGGACCCTTCTGGAAACGGAACACTAA
- a CDS encoding ATP-binding protein, with translation MSKTGDLMELKEELILEKYADAVAMLDGFDHTPRLAAKRDVEAPKERSSGVGTRRRFRSTTPGLVTRSTARPEGVHLIDRIEGADESDPLTSPVQAIVLQSLRRALAVAHVVSDQYADQTGLSELLKDNLAGNLALAKKAEFGELLAASAAISLHVFANMAANLVAATAAAEGESTVEIGAVEEVLTDNPQLALHGALWELDQDLALFAKDEAGVVHVVQAFCEKLMEKVALRAGSLPRLEAFENVSYRVEADDFEINGFSASHKAKSSKLTMTFKKPNEVVGNHIAKYQAMKLAKMLMAYDFDRKLNPFAELGGFIFTFMGDGMPGTGKTTLIQMMAGMINDYCNNAGYAFRYENLSTDSIDSYQGKSAQNAKSFINNVIDQNVIGFGTIDDIDQLAGKRGDRQSSAGQLEITAVLMESFAGANTVVRGNCTFGMFSNYPENVDDALRQRAGARFLVDGPQTREDYIDILHLLMGKNHDIPVGDHELFAAQQIKKAVAASYDSHSKPHEQGLLNVFDRVSSEIGDLDTIAKLGTYLKGIQEADPRFTGRAIKNITDAVKVRAMDFELPDEWMENLDLFIAKDYETKKSMISELAQPITVEMVIQEINRYADSEFRYADKSDEVAIENMVRDFGRNEEAKRRYLEGKEG, from the coding sequence ATGAGCAAGACAGGTGATTTGATGGAACTCAAGGAGGAGTTGATCCTTGAGAAGTATGCGGATGCTGTGGCGATGCTGGATGGGTTTGACCATACGCCTCGGTTGGCGGCGAAGCGGGATGTGGAGGCGCCTAAGGAGCGATCCAGCGGTGTTGGCACGCGGCGGCGGTTTCGATCCACAACGCCGGGATTGGTGACACGCTCCACTGCGCGGCCCGAAGGGGTGCATCTGATTGATCGCATTGAGGGCGCGGATGAGAGTGATCCGTTGACGTCCCCTGTACAGGCGATTGTGTTGCAGTCTTTGCGCCGTGCGCTGGCGGTGGCCCATGTGGTGAGCGATCAGTATGCGGATCAGACGGGTTTGTCGGAGTTGTTGAAGGATAACCTCGCGGGGAATTTGGCCCTAGCGAAGAAGGCGGAATTTGGGGAATTGCTGGCGGCGTCGGCCGCGATTTCGCTGCATGTGTTTGCAAATATGGCGGCGAATTTGGTGGCGGCGACGGCCGCAGCAGAGGGCGAAAGCACCGTTGAAATTGGCGCGGTTGAAGAGGTTCTGACGGACAACCCGCAACTGGCCCTGCATGGGGCGTTGTGGGAGTTGGATCAGGACCTCGCGCTGTTTGCCAAGGACGAAGCGGGCGTGGTGCATGTGGTGCAGGCGTTCTGTGAAAAGCTGATGGAAAAGGTTGCGCTGCGGGCAGGTTCCTTGCCGCGGTTGGAGGCGTTTGAAAACGTGTCTTACCGGGTGGAAGCGGATGATTTTGAAATCAATGGATTCAGTGCCAGCCATAAGGCGAAATCATCCAAACTGACCATGACGTTCAAGAAGCCAAACGAAGTTGTGGGCAACCACATCGCCAAATATCAGGCGATGAAGCTGGCGAAAATGTTGATGGCCTATGACTTTGATCGCAAGCTGAACCCGTTCGCGGAACTGGGCGGATTTATCTTTACGTTTATGGGCGATGGGATGCCTGGGACGGGGAAAACCACGCTGATCCAGATGATGGCGGGGATGATTAACGATTACTGCAACAATGCAGGCTATGCGTTTCGGTATGAGAACCTGAGCACGGACAGCATCGACAGTTATCAGGGGAAATCAGCGCAGAATGCAAAGTCGTTCATCAACAATGTGATTGATCAAAATGTGATTGGCTTTGGCACGATTGACGATATTGACCAGCTGGCGGGCAAACGGGGGGATCGGCAGAGTTCAGCGGGACAGTTGGAGATTACCGCCGTGCTGATGGAAAGCTTCGCGGGGGCCAATACGGTAGTGCGCGGGAATTGTACCTTTGGGATGTTTTCGAACTATCCCGAAAACGTGGACGACGCGCTGCGCCAACGGGCGGGGGCGCGGTTCCTCGTGGATGGGCCACAAACGCGAGAGGATTACATCGACATCCTGCATCTGCTGATGGGCAAAAACCACGACATCCCTGTGGGCGATCACGAGCTGTTCGCCGCGCAGCAGATTAAAAAGGCTGTAGCGGCATCGTATGATAGCCATTCGAAGCCGCACGAGCAGGGGTTGCTGAACGTGTTTGATCGGGTGTCGTCGGAGATTGGCGATTTGGATACGATTGCGAAGCTGGGGACGTATCTGAAGGGCATTCAGGAGGCCGATCCGAGGTTCACGGGGCGGGCGATTAAGAACATCACGGATGCTGTTAAGGTGCGGGCGATGGACTTCGAGTTGCCAGACGAGTGGATGGAGAATTTGGACCTGTTTATCGCCAAGGATTATGAGACGAAGAAGTCGATGATTTCCGAACTGGCCCAGCCGATTACGGTGGAAATGGTGATCCAAGAGATCAATCGCTACGCGGATTCAGAGTTTAGGTATGCGGATAAATCGGATGAAGTCGCGATTGAGAATATGGTTCGAGACTTTGGGCGGAATGAAGAGGCGAAGCGGCGTTATTTGGAAGGGAAGGAAGGGTGA
- a CDS encoding RNA polymerase sigma factor yields METSDENLVTLAQTGDAAAFSALISRHYDLIHRIGFRVLGSQTEAQDMTQDLCLALATKITSFRADAKFTTWLYRVAINAARDRLRKRKTRQKATEGWGDFELNSRAAEAENRAQLDWLNQAMATLPKDLRETVALVLGEDLTHDAAATILNISPGTVSWRMSEVKKHLRALAQKEELIQ; encoded by the coding sequence ATGGAAACGAGCGACGAAAATTTGGTCACATTGGCCCAAACAGGGGACGCGGCGGCGTTCTCTGCGCTGATTTCGCGTCACTACGACCTGATCCACCGCATTGGTTTTCGTGTGCTGGGGTCCCAAACCGAAGCACAGGACATGACCCAAGACCTCTGCCTCGCGCTCGCCACCAAGATCACATCATTTCGCGCAGACGCAAAATTCACCACTTGGCTCTACCGCGTTGCCATTAACGCGGCCCGCGACAGATTGCGAAAACGCAAAACCCGCCAAAAAGCCACCGAAGGCTGGGGCGACTTTGAATTAAACAGCCGCGCCGCAGAAGCCGAAAATCGGGCCCAGCTTGACTGGCTCAACCAAGCCATGGCCACCCTGCCCAAAGACCTGCGCGAAACCGTTGCCCTTGTTTTGGGCGAAGATCTGACCCACGACGCCGCCGCAACCATCCTCAACATCTCGCCCGGAACCGTCAGTTGGCGCATGTCAGAGGTGAAAAAACACCTCCGTGCGCTCGCCCAGAAAGAGGAGCTCATCCAATGA
- a CDS encoding thioredoxin family protein produces MAKRRSKSNRAKSTYKSEIKATDQKKRKTLRLLRNLAIATPVVGVAGFFSVKSVQATICEADLTKVGKGVPSIVQIHDPNCQLCAALQNQSRRALKSFEKDSYRFLVANIRTDDGSAFAAKYRVPHVTLLLFDKKGGMTQVVRGPIDQDALENILSAHMKRYG; encoded by the coding sequence ATGGCCAAACGACGCAGCAAATCCAACCGCGCGAAATCCACCTATAAGTCCGAGATCAAAGCCACCGACCAAAAGAAACGCAAAACCCTCCGCCTCTTGCGCAACCTCGCCATCGCGACCCCTGTCGTGGGCGTCGCTGGGTTTTTCTCGGTCAAATCCGTTCAAGCCACCATCTGCGAAGCAGACCTCACCAAGGTCGGCAAAGGCGTCCCGTCAATCGTGCAAATCCACGACCCGAATTGCCAGCTGTGCGCGGCCCTGCAAAACCAATCCCGCCGTGCGCTCAAATCCTTTGAAAAGGACAGCTACCGCTTCCTCGTGGCCAACATCCGCACCGACGACGGCAGCGCCTTTGCCGCAAAATACCGCGTTCCCCATGTGACCCTCTTACTCTTCGACAAAAAAGGGGGAATGACCCAAGTGGTGCGCGGCCCCATCGACCAAGACGCCCTCGAAAACATCCTCAGCGCGCATATGAAACGCTACGGCTAA